The following proteins are encoded in a genomic region of Streptomyces sp. SLBN-31:
- the rimP gene encoding ribosome maturation factor RimP gives MSTTQSERLRELLEPLVTSQGLDLEEIAVDSVGRKRVLRVVVDSDTGADLDQIADVSRALSAKLDETDAMGEGEYTLEVGTPGAERLLREHRHYVRAVGRLVKFQPAEGGELVARILKVDDEGLDLEVPGVKGRKATSRRLAFSEIDRARVQVEFNRKEDDKNTEKEEEA, from the coding sequence ATGAGCACCACCCAGAGCGAGAGGCTGCGAGAGCTCCTGGAACCGCTCGTCACCTCCCAGGGCCTGGATCTCGAAGAGATCGCGGTGGACTCCGTCGGACGCAAGCGGGTGCTGCGCGTCGTCGTCGACTCCGACACCGGGGCGGACCTGGACCAGATCGCCGATGTGAGCCGCGCGCTCTCGGCGAAGCTCGACGAGACCGACGCGATGGGCGAGGGAGAGTACACCCTCGAGGTCGGCACCCCCGGCGCGGAGCGCCTGCTCAGGGAGCACCGCCACTACGTGCGTGCCGTGGGCCGCCTGGTGAAGTTCCAGCCCGCCGAGGGCGGGGAACTGGTCGCCAGGATCCTGAAGGTGGACGACGAGGGCCTCGACCTCGAAGTGCCCGGCGTCAAGGGCCGCAAGGCCACCAGCCGCAGACTCGCCTTCTCCGAAATCGACCGGGCGCGCGTGCAGGTCGAGTTCAACCGCAAGGAAGACGACAAGAACACCGAGAAGGAAGAGGAGGCGTAG
- a CDS encoding aminoglycoside phosphotransferase family protein, with the protein MAFEPPQRLVRALGETAPDGDDWLERLPEAAQRAVALRELTVERVQVPGGRSSLVVLVRHSDGSPAVLKLAPPRFRPEAERAALARWGGAGAVQLVEESPQEGVLLLERLHPDVSVRSLPEAKALLEAAGTLRRLWVEPPDGHAFESVAERTERQAAAMRASAGAEVVPLVDAALTARAELLDSSPERRLLHGTFRQSKVLAGERMPWLAVGPDPVVGECAFDLARLVRDRVEDLIASPSGAATTRRRVKRLAESLDVDQERLRGWTLFRAVESGVRALRVGRPKDAELLLEFAGWL; encoded by the coding sequence ATGGCATTCGAACCGCCGCAGCGTCTGGTGAGGGCGCTCGGCGAGACGGCACCGGACGGTGACGACTGGCTGGAGAGGCTGCCCGAGGCGGCACAGCGGGCCGTCGCGCTACGCGAGTTGACCGTGGAGCGGGTGCAGGTGCCCGGCGGGCGCAGCAGCCTGGTGGTGCTGGTCCGGCACTCCGACGGCAGCCCGGCCGTGCTCAAGCTGGCTCCGCCGCGGTTCCGGCCGGAGGCGGAGCGGGCGGCGTTGGCGCGCTGGGGCGGGGCGGGTGCCGTGCAGCTCGTCGAGGAGTCCCCGCAGGAGGGTGTGCTGCTGCTGGAACGGCTGCACCCCGATGTGTCGGTGCGGTCGCTGCCCGAGGCGAAGGCGCTGCTGGAGGCGGCGGGCACCTTGCGACGGCTGTGGGTGGAGCCGCCGGACGGCCACGCCTTCGAAAGCGTCGCCGAGCGGACCGAGCGGCAGGCGGCGGCCATGCGGGCGAGTGCGGGCGCGGAGGTCGTACCGCTCGTGGACGCGGCGCTCACGGCGCGTGCGGAGCTGCTGGACTCCTCGCCCGAGCGGCGGCTGCTGCACGGCACGTTCCGGCAGAGCAAGGTCCTCGCGGGTGAGCGGATGCCCTGGCTGGCCGTGGGACCCGATCCGGTGGTCGGCGAGTGCGCGTTCGATCTGGCGCGGCTCGTGCGGGACCGGGTGGAGGACCTGATCGCCTCGCCGTCGGGGGCGGCGACGACCCGGCGGCGGGTGAAGCGGCTCGCGGAGTCGCTGGACGTGGACCAGGAGCGGTTGCGGGGGTGGACGTTGTTCCGGGCCGTGGAGTCGGGGGTGCGGGCCCTTCGGGTGGGACGCCCGAAGGACGCGGAGCTGTTGCTCGAGTTCGCCGGGTGGCTGTAG
- the nusA gene encoding transcription termination factor NusA: protein MDIDMSALRGLVREKEISFDLLVEAIESALLIAYHRTEGSHRHARVKLDRESGHVVVWAKEDPEDLEEGQEPREFDDTPSDFGRIAATTAKQVILQRLRDAEDDATLGEYAGREGDIVTGVVQQGRDPKNVLVDIGKLEAILPVQEQVPGETYPHGMRLRSYVVRVAKGVRGPSVTLSRTHPNLVKKLFALEVPEIADGSVEIAAIAREAGHRTKIAVRSTRSGLNAKGACIGPMGGRVRNVMGELNGEKIDIVDWSDDPAEMVANALSPARVSKVEVVDLAARSARVTVPDYQLSLAIGKEGQNARLAARLTGWRIDIRPDTEQTGE, encoded by the coding sequence GTGGACATCGACATGAGTGCCCTGCGGGGCTTGGTACGGGAGAAGGAGATCTCCTTCGACCTGTTGGTCGAGGCGATCGAGTCGGCCCTCCTCATCGCCTACCACCGCACGGAGGGAAGCCACCGCCACGCGCGCGTGAAGCTCGACCGTGAGTCCGGTCACGTGGTCGTGTGGGCGAAGGAAGACCCCGAGGACCTCGAGGAGGGCCAGGAGCCCCGCGAGTTCGACGACACCCCGTCCGACTTCGGCCGTATCGCCGCCACCACCGCCAAGCAGGTCATCCTGCAGCGGCTGCGCGACGCCGAGGACGACGCGACGCTCGGCGAGTACGCCGGCCGCGAGGGCGACATCGTCACCGGCGTGGTCCAGCAGGGCCGCGACCCGAAGAACGTGCTCGTGGACATCGGCAAGCTCGAGGCCATCCTGCCGGTGCAGGAGCAGGTGCCGGGCGAGACCTACCCGCACGGCATGCGGCTGCGCTCGTACGTCGTACGGGTGGCCAAGGGCGTCCGCGGTCCGTCCGTGACCCTTTCGCGCACGCACCCCAACCTGGTGAAGAAGCTCTTCGCCCTGGAGGTGCCGGAGATCGCCGACGGGTCGGTCGAGATCGCCGCGATCGCCCGTGAGGCGGGTCACCGCACCAAGATCGCCGTACGGTCCACCCGTTCGGGCCTGAACGCCAAGGGCGCCTGCATCGGTCCCATGGGCGGACGTGTGCGCAATGTCATGGGCGAGCTGAACGGTGAGAAGATCGATATCGTCGACTGGTCGGACGACCCGGCCGAGATGGTCGCGAACGCGCTCTCGCCGGCCCGGGTCTCCAAGGTGGAGGTCGTCGACCTCGCCGCCCGCTCCGCGCGCGTGACGGTGCCGGACTACCAGCTGTCGCTGGCGATCGGCAAGGAGGGCCAGAACGCCCGCCTCGCCGCCCGTCTGACCGGCTGGCGGATCGACATCCGCCCCGACACGGAGCAGACCGGGGAATAG
- a CDS encoding proline--tRNA ligase — MANAPVQRMSQLMAKTLRDDPADAEVLSHKLLVRAGYVRRTAAGIWSWLPLGKKVLANVERIVREEMDAIGAQEVLLPALLPREPYDATGRWDEYGQELFRLKDRKGGDYLLGPTHEEIFTLLVKDQASSYKDLPVILYQIQHKYRDEARPRAGILRGREFLMKDSYSFDLDDEGLGRSYALHREAYRRVFERLGLDYRIVAATAGAMGGSKSEEFLAPAGAGEDTFADCPNCDFAANTEAITYELKPVDAAGVPALEEIPTPDTPTIETLAAHLGVEASATLKNLLVKVDGEIVAVGVPGDREVDMGKVEAHFAPAVVEMVTEADFAGRPDLVRGYVGPQGLGEKVKYVADPRVAPGTAWITGANKEHTHAKNVVAGRDFEVDEYVDVVVVQEGDPCPKCGTGLKLDRAIEIGHIFQLGRKYADALKLDVLGQHGKPVRVTMGSYGIGVSRAVAALAEQTADEQGLCWPAEVAPADVHVVAAGKALQTELALEVSEKLRAAGLRVLVDDRAGVSPGVKFTDSELIGVPKILVAGRRAADGVLELKDRRTGEREELTVDEAIARLTA, encoded by the coding sequence ATGGCCAACGCACCGGTCCAGCGCATGTCCCAGTTGATGGCGAAGACGCTGCGCGACGACCCGGCGGACGCCGAGGTCCTCAGCCACAAGCTGCTCGTCCGCGCCGGCTACGTCCGCCGGACGGCGGCCGGCATCTGGTCGTGGCTGCCCCTCGGCAAGAAGGTCCTCGCCAACGTCGAGCGGATCGTCCGTGAGGAGATGGACGCGATCGGTGCCCAGGAGGTGCTGCTGCCCGCCCTCCTGCCGCGGGAGCCGTACGACGCCACGGGCCGCTGGGACGAGTACGGCCAGGAGCTGTTCCGGCTCAAGGACCGCAAGGGCGGCGACTACCTGCTCGGCCCGACCCACGAGGAGATCTTCACCCTGCTGGTGAAGGACCAGGCGTCCTCCTACAAGGACCTGCCGGTCATCCTCTACCAGATCCAGCACAAGTACCGTGACGAGGCCCGTCCGCGGGCCGGCATCCTGCGCGGCCGCGAGTTCCTGATGAAGGACTCCTACTCCTTCGACCTGGACGACGAGGGCCTCGGCCGGTCCTACGCCCTGCACCGCGAGGCCTACCGGCGGGTCTTCGAGCGCCTCGGCCTCGACTACCGCATCGTCGCCGCCACCGCCGGCGCGATGGGCGGCTCGAAGTCGGAGGAGTTCCTCGCCCCGGCCGGCGCCGGCGAGGACACCTTCGCCGACTGCCCCAACTGCGACTTCGCGGCCAACACCGAGGCGATCACGTACGAGCTCAAGCCGGTGGACGCCGCCGGTGTGCCCGCGCTCGAGGAGATCCCGACCCCGGACACCCCGACCATCGAGACCCTCGCCGCGCACCTCGGCGTCGAGGCCTCCGCCACCCTCAAGAACCTGCTGGTGAAGGTCGACGGCGAGATCGTGGCCGTGGGCGTGCCGGGCGACCGCGAGGTCGACATGGGCAAGGTCGAGGCGCACTTCGCCCCGGCCGTCGTCGAGATGGTCACCGAGGCGGACTTCGCGGGCCGCCCCGACCTGGTGCGCGGCTACGTCGGGCCGCAGGGGCTGGGCGAGAAGGTCAAGTACGTCGCCGACCCGCGCGTCGCCCCCGGCACCGCCTGGATCACCGGCGCCAACAAGGAGCACACGCACGCGAAGAACGTCGTCGCGGGCCGTGACTTCGAGGTCGACGAGTACGTCGACGTCGTGGTCGTGCAGGAGGGCGACCCGTGCCCGAAGTGCGGCACCGGCCTCAAGCTGGACCGTGCCATCGAGATCGGCCACATCTTCCAGCTCGGCCGCAAGTACGCCGACGCCCTCAAGCTCGACGTCCTCGGCCAGCACGGCAAGCCGGTCCGCGTCACCATGGGCTCCTACGGCATCGGCGTCTCCCGCGCCGTCGCCGCGCTCGCCGAGCAGACCGCCGACGAGCAGGGCCTGTGCTGGCCGGCCGAGGTCGCCCCGGCCGACGTGCACGTGGTCGCGGCCGGCAAGGCGCTGCAGACCGAGCTGGCGCTGGAGGTCTCCGAGAAGCTGCGGGCCGCGGGCCTGCGCGTCCTGGTCGACGACCGGGCCGGGGTCTCGCCGGGCGTGAAGTTCACCGACTCCGAGCTGATCGGCGTACCGAAGATCCTGGTCGCCGGCCGTCGCGCCGCCGACGGTGTGCTGGAGCTGAAGGACCGCAGGACCGGTGAGCGCGAGGAGCTGACGGTGGACGAGGCGATCGCCCGCCTCACCGCGTAA
- a CDS encoding YlxR family protein, which yields MSGRTHARVCPERTCVGCRERAAKPDLLRIVAIKDECVPDPRGTLPGRGAYVHPALVCLDQAVRRRAFTRALRAPGALDTKALRHYVEQSESC from the coding sequence GTGTCTGGCCGGACGCACGCCCGAGTATGCCCTGAACGCACCTGTGTGGGCTGCCGGGAACGAGCGGCCAAGCCGGACCTGTTGCGGATCGTGGCGATCAAGGACGAGTGTGTCCCTGATCCTCGCGGTACGCTGCCCGGCCGGGGTGCGTATGTACACCCCGCGCTGGTCTGTCTCGACCAGGCGGTACGCCGCCGGGCGTTCACGCGGGCGTTGCGCGCCCCGGGAGCGCTCGACACAAAGGCGTTGCGCCACTACGTCGAACAGTCAGAGAGTTGCTGA
- a CDS encoding ferritin-like domain-containing protein: MSEQQTLKALQAALSAEHAAVYGYGVVGGRIGESRRTEARAAYDAHRARRDALVRDIRALGGTPVAAAAGYALPFPVPDSAAAVRLAAELEDRVADVYSDVVRATGGTRRDAAARALREAAVRAVRWSGESVAFPGLAERAATTSASPTPSA, translated from the coding sequence GTGAGCGAGCAGCAGACCCTGAAGGCCCTGCAGGCGGCGCTGTCCGCCGAGCACGCCGCCGTGTACGGCTACGGCGTGGTCGGCGGCCGGATCGGCGAGAGCCGTCGTACGGAGGCCAGGGCGGCGTACGACGCCCACCGTGCCCGGCGCGACGCGCTGGTCCGCGACATCCGGGCCCTCGGCGGCACGCCGGTGGCCGCGGCGGCCGGGTACGCGCTGCCGTTCCCGGTGCCGGACTCGGCCGCGGCCGTGCGGCTGGCCGCCGAGCTGGAGGACCGGGTGGCCGACGTGTACTCCGACGTGGTGCGGGCCACCGGCGGCACGCGGCGCGACGCGGCCGCGCGGGCCCTGCGGGAGGCGGCGGTGCGGGCCGTGCGCTGGAGCGGGGAGAGCGTAGCCTTCCCTGGGCTCGCGGAGCGGGCGGCCACCACGTCCGCCTCACCGACGCCCTCGGCTTGA